From the genome of Bacteroidia bacterium:
TATCGAGCCATTTCTGAATTCTGAAAATTTTATTTTCATCGAAGGTGATATTTGCAACCTCGATGATTGCAGAAAAGCCTGCGAAAATGTGGATTATGTTTTTCACGAAGCTGCGCTTGGTTCCGTTCCAAGATCCATCAAAAACCCTTTAGATACACATCATGTAAATGCTACCGGCTTTATAAATATGTTGATTGCTGCGCGCGATGCAAACGTGAAACGCTTGGTGTACGCCAGTTCTTCGTCGGTTTATGGCGACAGTAAAATTTTACCGAAAGTAGAAGAAATTACCGGAAAACAATTATCGCCTTATGCGGTTTCGAAAATGGTGGATGAGTTGTACGGAGAAATTTTTTCGAAGACGTATAACATGGAAATTATCGGGCTTCGTTATTTCAATATTTTCGGACCGAGACAAAATCCAGAAGGCGAATATGCTGCTGCCATTCCTTTGTTCATAGATGCATTGCTTCAAAATATATCGCCGAAAATAAATGGAGATGGAAATCAAACACGTGATTTTACTTTCGTGGAAAATGCTGTACAAGCAAATATAAAAGCCATGTTTGCTTCGGAAAATAATTTTCAAGGAAGTGTTTTTAACGTTGCTTTTGGCGAACGCGTTTCGCTTAATCACTTGATAAAGATTTTAAGAAAATTATGTAAGGCAACTGTCGAAACTACTTATAGGAGCGAACGAGTAGGAGATGTGCGCGATTCTTTAGCAGATATTTCGAAAGCAAAAAAAGAGTTGAATTATTATCCTGAAATAACTATTGAAACTGGTTTGAAAATAACCTTGGATTGGTTTGAGTCGTTTGTCAATAAGGCTTAAACGAAAAATTGCCTCGCGCTTTATTCGTACATTTGTATA
Proteins encoded in this window:
- a CDS encoding SDR family oxidoreductase, with the translated sequence MYATKFHSNDLSEKTFLVTGGAGFIGSNIVEYLLKYNAGKVIVLDNLATGFKKNIEPFLNSENFIFIEGDICNLDDCRKACENVDYVFHEAALGSVPRSIKNPLDTHHVNATGFINMLIAARDANVKRLVYASSSSVYGDSKILPKVEEITGKQLSPYAVSKMVDELYGEIFSKTYNMEIIGLRYFNIFGPRQNPEGEYAAAIPLFIDALLQNISPKINGDGNQTRDFTFVENAVQANIKAMFASENNFQGSVFNVAFGERVSLNHLIKILRKLCKATVETTYRSERVGDVRDSLADISKAKKELNYYPEITIETGLKITLDWFESFVNKA